CGGCGCATTTATCCTGACGGCGGGTGATCTCCAGGGCGACGAAATGGCGAAGATCTTTGTGAAGGCCTTGCCGGCCATTGCGAAATTTCTCCGAAAACACAAGAAGCCGTTCATCGCCAGAGTGGTACGAGATGGCTCGGTCTCGTTGCTCTTTCGATAGGCTCATACCATCTTCCTGCGAGTAATTTACAATTGATCCTGGAACACTCAGTTGAGGAACGACTTGTGAGACCCCGCTGATTGCAGGGTGTTACTCACATCGCTATCACATCCCCCGTCTCCGGAAATATTCTCGTAGTCGCTGGTATCGGGCATCATGCGCAAGCTGTGGTGCGGCTTGCGCGATTTGGTCCAAACATTTCCCTAATTCCCGAGGGGCCCATTGCTGATCCACAATTACAGCATTCAGCAGACAGAGTGCATCTGCAGGAAATCTATTGCACAAATCCGACTCATGTAACAGATCCACGACGTAGTCCGGGTGTTCAATCGGCCGCAGCCAGTCTTGCACCGCAGCCAATGCCACCGCGAATTCGCCTCGGGCGGCAATGACCAACCGAGTCAAGGATTCGGCGATTCGCGGGGTGGCGAGGTCACGGGATTTTGGCCAGACCTCTTGCCAGAACGGCTGGACACGGTTCTTCCAGTAGTCCTCGCGCTGGTCGGACGCTCCTTCAAGTGCCTGGGACAGCGCCTGTGCGCATTTCTCAAGCCCTTCTTGAGGCAGCGCCCCAAGGGCGGATCGGAACTCATCCCCGATGTAGCCTTCCGTCGGCCCGAGCGCTGCGTACGTCAGGAAGTGTGCGAACTGCTGGCGATGTTCGCCTAGGTCAGCATAGTGTCTTGCGCTTTCCAGGAACTGCGGTTTGAATGCAATTAACAAGGGCTGGTACAAGCGTGGAGACCACAGAAAACCTTCCCATACAGCTTTCGCTTCGCTGGGGTTGTCCCAACTGAATAAGGGCAACAGATATTGCTCGGCCCAGGTTCGTTCAACCCGGAAGAGCGCGATCAATTGCGAACCCAGCAGCACTCGGCCGTGGCGGAAGCGGTCTAGCTGCACATCGCAGATTTCTGTAAAGAAGGGCTTAATGTCGGCTGGAAGCTGATCGTTGTCGTTCGGGTTCCGTTTGAACCAACGGTTGATCAGCGCCTGCGTGACACGCCCGACCGGATGATTGATGGCTTCGGTAACAGGCTGATCAATCGGCTCGCCATTGCTTGTCATCCCGGTGCCTGTTTCGAGTGGCAGAGCTAGAACCCGGCGGCACAGGTTCAGCAGAATTTCCTCGTGCTGATTGATCGACTTTGATACGGTCTCAATCCACCACGCTACACCGTGGGCAAGCTCCTGAATGACAGGATCAGGCATGGTTTGCACCAGAGGTGCGGCGTAACGCCAGGACCTCAACACCATGCCTTCTTCGCTCCAGACCTGCAGAGCTTCCCGCCATCGCCCAACTGGCCATACATCTTTCCTCGCTAGATCGTATAGCGCGTATAGGCCGTGAAAGAAGCGAGTGCGGCAGACGTCGCGCCACGTGTCCTCGTAGAAGGGGCGCCGTTCGGGCTGCGGCTTTGTGAGCCATTCAACGAGTTCACGGCGCGTTCGAGGTGCAATGTCAACATCCCGGCTGTCTTCATGGTCTGGATCGCCAGTGCCGCTCATCCAGTAGGAAAACTCGTCACGCTCGTTGGCCGCCAACTGCCATTGAGGGTAGGCATTGGACAGTTCCGCTAAACGCGCCGCTGCGCGCGCTCCCAGCGTGAGGCCCGAAGCATTCAATTTGGCCAAATGTAGCCAGACCGAACGAGCCACCAAGTCATGCCACCGTTCTAGTTCCAGATCATCCCGGTACATCTCTCGCCGTGGGCCGACCAAGATGGCGGCCTCCAGGCATTCCTGAGCAGCTCCAGCCAATTTGTGTCCCTGCAGAACGACCAGTCTGAACACCTCCCGCCCCGTATCGGTGGACCACAGCCACCAGGCGTCATCGGCCAACAGCCAATCCACCCACTGCTGAGGCGAGATGCAACCATCATGGCTAGCAGCAAATAGGGCGAGTCGTTTGAAGGTGGGATAGGGTAGTTCAAACCAGCCCTGAGCAATCCGTGAGGCGCGCGTACTGTCGATACCACGCACCGCCAACCACGCATCGCGCAACAATTCGATCAGGCTTACCCAGTCGTGGAACCCCCGGTTCTGCCAGTGAGGAGTAATGGACGGTAGATCCCAGTGTGATCGGTCACTGCGGTCGTTGGCCTCGCCCAGCTCGCGCAACAGATCCAGCGCATCGCGTAACAGTTGCTGGAAGTCCTCTAATAGCTGCGGCAAGGAAGACGCCCAATGCTCGTCCGCAAGGTCGCACAGGGTTGTATGCACGTGATCGGCAGCCAGCACCAGCTCCCAATCCACCAATTGTTGCAAGCGTTTAGGTTCGCCCTGGTTTTCTTCTTTGCCACTCCAGTGAAACGGCTTCTTCAAGGCCACTTTGGGAGAGAGCAGCTCGCGCAACTCCAGACGCAGCGTGGCAGTCAGCCCCTCTCGCTTCAGCCGACCTTTCCAGCGATAGAGGTCGGGATCAGGCCACGGTAATTTCACACGCCCGCTGAGCAACAGGCGCCACAACGTGCGCATTAAGGGGCTTGGAATGGCCTTGGGCGCTTGTGATCGGATCTCCTCCAGCTCTGTGGTCTTGCCGTCTTGCTCTAGTGAAGCAAAGTGATCCAGTCTGCGCTCGATTAGCCACAGCCAGCGCTCGTGTAACTGCCCCCCCCGTTGCGCGATCCAGATGACCAATCTCGGGTCATCCAGATGGCGCGTGAGCCAGCGAGCCAGATGAAACATCACGTCGTCCCACTGGCTGTCGGTGATGCCACCGGCAGCCAGCAGCATTGGTGGCGCGAGGTCATAGGGCGCTGGTCGGCGAATCAGGCTAAAGCGCAATTTGGTGTCCATCTCATCGCGTGGAGGCACGTCGAAGCGGGCCAGATCGCTGTGCTGAAAGCGTTCGTCCGAGAAGGCCACTAGCAACCAGTCTAGCGAAGGGACGGGGTTAAAGTCGGCAAAACGCTTAGTCGGGAGTCCTGACTTGTCCGACAAGGCCCATAACATCCGGCCCACGAAATCGTCTTGCTGCGTGCTTGCTGAAGGCTGTGCTAGAGCGTGGCTGACAATGATGCGCTCTTTTCCAAGTACGCCATCGCGGTAAGTATCCGCCCAGGCGTGCAAGGTTTTGTGCAGTGCCGAATGGTCATGACTGCCGACAGGCACTTGGTAGAGGATTGGTATGACACCCTTGGCCTCCCACTCGATAGTCCTGCGGTGTTCCTGTCCAGCGTCGCAATCGCCCAACGCCCAGGCTTGCGGCGTGACTTCGCCCAACATCCGGTCGGCAGCCAACGCATCCATCATATAGCGCAACACCGGATCGTTAATGCTGTAACCAACAAAGCAGACTATATAGTTGCGGAACAGTTCGCTCACGAAACGAGCTGCCCAACGTTCGATGAGGTAAGCCTGGCCGAAATCACCACTAGTGACCACCAGCCTATTCAGAGCCGTGTCTTCCGACTTTTGGGATAACAGGCCGTGCAAGTAGACGAGGCCATTCCAGCGGCTGTTCTTCGGTATCGGCAACATTGGCGCGGCATAGGCCTGGAACGCGTGGCCCATGCGTTTGGCCGCCGTATGAAACATACGGTCGAAGTTGGTGGTGACCAGCCGCAGCGCGCCTTCACGGCTGCGCGCCAGTCGCAACAGTGCCGCCTGTGTATCGGTAGCACCCTTTCGACGCAGGTTTGGCTTCAGCGCTTGCTCAAGTGCACGGCGGACGGCCAAGCGCTGTCCCGGCAAACGTCGCTCCAGCAGGTCGAGAGTAGCGTCGAACTGCCCGCGATCGAAGGCCTCGCGCTCGATGTCCGAGAGTGGCGTGCCGGTCAGTTTGTAGATCTGCTCCACCAACCCTTTGAAACCAGGCAGGCCAGCGGGATAGGAAATTCCGGCGCCGCAGAAGAACACCACGCGGCCCTCCTCGTGCGCCTGCAAGAGCGCATCGGGGATGTCGGGGCCGTTTGTGACGAATTGCATTCCTGCTGCTTTCTATCCAATGCGCGTGTGCATGTGAGTGACAGGGATTTCAGTGGGCCTAACTATTTGGCATGCTGACCGGTATCGTACGCGCTGACGCGCTATATGCTGGAGCGAGATGCTTGTCCTTGGTCATAATCTTGTCACGAACGATCCTAGCACCGCGTAGGTTAAAGGCCAATCGAAAGTGGCCACCTGTTCTTGCAATTGTTCGTGGGGTTTTGAACGAGGTGTCGCGGGATATATTGGAGAGAGAATCTCAGAAATGTGTGTCGATCGACCTCACGAATTCCTCTTTGGCCGGAAACCGATTCGTCGCTTGGTTGTTCAGACGGTGGTTGAAGCAGCGGTTAGTCTAGCCATGTCAGTTCATGAAAGCTACGTTCAGGAGGAACTGGCCGTGGTGGAAATGGCTGCTGTCACCCCGTCAGCCACAGCAGCGATGAAGTCGAGATTCAGCG
The Candidatus Nitrospira nitrosa DNA segment above includes these coding regions:
- the dsr1 gene encoding anti-phage defense-associated sirtuin Dsr1, whose protein sequence is MQFVTNGPDIPDALLQAHEEGRVVFFCGAGISYPAGLPGFKGLVEQIYKLTGTPLSDIEREAFDRGQFDATLDLLERRLPGQRLAVRRALEQALKPNLRRKGATDTQAALLRLARSREGALRLVTTNFDRMFHTAAKRMGHAFQAYAAPMLPIPKNSRWNGLVYLHGLLSQKSEDTALNRLVVTSGDFGQAYLIERWAARFVSELFRNYIVCFVGYSINDPVLRYMMDALAADRMLGEVTPQAWALGDCDAGQEHRRTIEWEAKGVIPILYQVPVGSHDHSALHKTLHAWADTYRDGVLGKERIIVSHALAQPSASTQQDDFVGRMLWALSDKSGLPTKRFADFNPVPSLDWLLVAFSDERFQHSDLARFDVPPRDEMDTKLRFSLIRRPAPYDLAPPMLLAAGGITDSQWDDVMFHLARWLTRHLDDPRLVIWIAQRGGQLHERWLWLIERRLDHFASLEQDGKTTELEEIRSQAPKAIPSPLMRTLWRLLLSGRVKLPWPDPDLYRWKGRLKREGLTATLRLELRELLSPKVALKKPFHWSGKEENQGEPKRLQQLVDWELVLAADHVHTTLCDLADEHWASSLPQLLEDFQQLLRDALDLLRELGEANDRSDRSHWDLPSITPHWQNRGFHDWVSLIELLRDAWLAVRGIDSTRASRIAQGWFELPYPTFKRLALFAASHDGCISPQQWVDWLLADDAWWLWSTDTGREVFRLVVLQGHKLAGAAQECLEAAILVGPRREMYRDDLELERWHDLVARSVWLHLAKLNASGLTLGARAAARLAELSNAYPQWQLAANERDEFSYWMSGTGDPDHEDSRDVDIAPRTRRELVEWLTKPQPERRPFYEDTWRDVCRTRFFHGLYALYDLARKDVWPVGRWREALQVWSEEGMVLRSWRYAAPLVQTMPDPVIQELAHGVAWWIETVSKSINQHEEILLNLCRRVLALPLETGTGMTSNGEPIDQPVTEAINHPVGRVTQALINRWFKRNPNDNDQLPADIKPFFTEICDVQLDRFRHGRVLLGSQLIALFRVERTWAEQYLLPLFSWDNPSEAKAVWEGFLWSPRLYQPLLIAFKPQFLESARHYADLGEHRQQFAHFLTYAALGPTEGYIGDEFRSALGALPQEGLEKCAQALSQALEGASDQREDYWKNRVQPFWQEVWPKSRDLATPRIAESLTRLVIAARGEFAVALAAVQDWLRPIEHPDYVVDLLHESDLCNRFPADALCLLNAVIVDQQWAPRELGKCLDQIAQAAPQLAHDARYQRLREYFRRRGM